In Granulicatella elegans, one genomic interval encodes:
- a CDS encoding alcohol dehydrogenase catalytic domain-containing protein, giving the protein MINRVYQLIRPHYFSVKYEDVEIEQEDTVVVRPNYIALCHADQRYFQGTRPPKILQKKLPMALIHECCGIVVSDVSGTYKTGDKVVMIPNQPPKEFEEGTEFYENYVTGAYFRSSGHDGFMREFVTIPKNRVVKYETIPSKVAAITEFVSVGIHGITRMKQVAHSRRDRIVVWGSGSLAYVVATLAKEKFPNSTIIVVGKNHDKLRLFSFADEVYDVSEIEDDFTFDHAFECVGGTGTQEAYRDIIKHIRPQGTVIMMGVSEFEVPLNTRDILEKGLTWVGSSRSGREDFEGAVEMMERPQVHSRLNLIIHESNKIQDIQDIYHFFEEDTVTPFKTVAKWDI; this is encoded by the coding sequence GTGATTAATCGAGTATATCAATTGATTCGTCCGCATTATTTTTCTGTGAAATATGAAGACGTTGAAATAGAGCAAGAAGACACAGTCGTTGTTCGACCAAATTATATTGCACTATGTCATGCAGACCAACGTTATTTCCAAGGGACACGTCCACCAAAAATTTTACAAAAGAAATTGCCAATGGCATTAATTCACGAATGTTGTGGAATTGTTGTCAGTGATGTTTCAGGAACATATAAAACTGGAGATAAAGTCGTCATGATTCCAAACCAACCTCCAAAAGAATTTGAAGAGGGAACAGAATTTTATGAAAACTATGTAACAGGTGCTTATTTCCGTTCAAGTGGGCATGATGGATTTATGAGAGAATTTGTTACAATTCCTAAAAATCGTGTGGTGAAATACGAAACAATTCCATCAAAAGTTGCTGCAATTACAGAATTTGTTTCCGTTGGGATTCATGGTATTACAAGAATGAAACAAGTAGCACATTCAAGAAGAGACCGTATTGTGGTATGGGGATCTGGAAGTCTAGCTTATGTGGTTGCGACACTTGCAAAAGAAAAATTCCCTAACTCAACGATTATTGTGGTTGGAAAAAATCATGATAAATTGCGTTTATTCTCATTTGCAGATGAAGTATATGATGTCAGTGAAATTGAGGATGATTTCACGTTTGATCATGCTTTTGAATGCGTGGGTGGAACTGGAACTCAAGAAGCATACCGAGATATTATTAAACATATTAGACCGCAAGGTACGGTTATTATGATGGGAGTAAGCGAGTTTGAAGTTCCATTAAATACACGAGATATATTAGAAAAAGGTTTAACTTGGGTGGGTAGTTCACGTTCAGGACGTGAAGATTTTGAAGGAGCCGTTGAAATGATGGAACGTCCTCAAGTACATTCAAGATTGAATTTAATTATTCATGAATCAAATAAAATTCAAGATATTCAAGATATCTATCATTTCTTTGAAGAAGATACTGTTACACCATTTAAGACAGTTGCGAAATGGGATATTTAA
- a CDS encoding 2-C-methyl-D-erythritol 4-phosphate cytidylyltransferase, whose product MIYAGILAGGTGTRMGIQDMPKQFLTLGKKPIIMHTVEKFLFVPDIDIIYVAVHPNWMTYFEDLLHKYVPTQKERIRVVSGGKDRNDSIMNIIHDIQEKSNETTDDILITHDAVRPFVSYRMIEENIAAMKEYDVADTVVLANDTIVESVDGKVISSIPNRTHMYQGQTPQTFKIRAFVDIYESTEEEVKQILTDACKVFVLNNTPVGLVQGEYSNIKITTVTDLKIAEAMLGEI is encoded by the coding sequence ATGATTTACGCTGGAATACTTGCTGGTGGAACGGGAACTCGTATGGGAATTCAAGATATGCCTAAACAGTTTTTAACATTAGGAAAAAAACCAATTATTATGCATACCGTTGAGAAATTCTTGTTTGTTCCTGATATTGATATTATTTATGTAGCTGTTCATCCTAATTGGATGACATACTTTGAAGATTTGCTCCATAAATATGTTCCAACACAAAAAGAAAGAATTCGTGTTGTTTCAGGTGGAAAAGATAGAAATGATAGTATTATGAATATTATTCATGATATTCAAGAAAAATCTAATGAAACGACAGATGATATTTTAATTACTCATGATGCAGTTCGTCCATTTGTATCTTATCGTATGATTGAAGAAAATATTGCTGCTATGAAAGAATATGATGTAGCAGATACAGTCGTTCTTGCAAATGATACAATTGTTGAATCTGTCGATGGAAAAGTTATTTCATCTATTCCGAATCGTACACATATGTACCAAGGCCAAACGCCACAAACTTTCAAAATTCGTGCATTTGTAGATATTTACGAATCGACGGAAGAAGAAGTCAAACAAATTTTGACAGATGCTTGTAAAGTGTTTGTATTAAATAATACGCCTGTTGGATTAGTTCAAGGGGAATATTCAAATATTAAAATTACTACAGTAACGGATTTAAAAATTGCTGAAGCGATGTTGGGGGAGATCTAA
- a CDS encoding LicD family protein, whose amino-acid sequence MEPLQAKCLEMAEYFVQFCNENNLLCYLCGGGAIGTLRHKGFIPWDDDLDFFMPRKDYEKLAQLWPQKADSRYQLSKSNENYIDRNLFITIRDTQTTCIKPYQQDLDIPHGLALDVLPLDYYPANGLSRKKQVIAALVYSLFCAQTIPEKHGGIMKWGSQALLALVPSKKLRYKIWKKAEAEMTKYTKEESDGITELCSGPYYMKKKYPISSFEGALWLPFEETELPIPVGYDAYLKTAFGDYMTPPPVEKQVAHHDAVLLDLEKSYTHYKGEYYGK is encoded by the coding sequence ATGGAACCACTTCAAGCGAAGTGTTTAGAGATGGCAGAGTATTTCGTCCAATTTTGTAATGAAAATAATTTACTTTGCTATTTATGTGGTGGAGGAGCGATTGGAACTCTACGACATAAAGGATTTATTCCTTGGGATGATGACTTAGATTTCTTTATGCCAAGAAAAGATTATGAAAAATTAGCACAACTATGGCCACAAAAGGCAGATAGTCGTTATCAACTTTCTAAAAGTAATGAAAATTATATTGACCGTAATTTATTTATTACGATAAGAGATACTCAAACGACATGTATCAAACCTTATCAACAAGATTTGGATATCCCACATGGATTAGCATTAGATGTGCTTCCGTTGGATTATTATCCAGCTAATGGGCTATCACGAAAAAAACAAGTGATAGCTGCTTTAGTCTATTCACTATTTTGCGCCCAAACTATTCCAGAAAAGCATGGTGGAATTATGAAGTGGGGAAGTCAAGCATTATTAGCACTTGTTCCATCTAAAAAACTTCGTTATAAAATTTGGAAAAAAGCTGAAGCTGAAATGACGAAATATACAAAAGAAGAAAGTGATGGCATTACTGAACTGTGTTCTGGTCCATACTATATGAAGAAGAAATATCCTATTTCTAGTTTTGAGGGTGCATTGTGGCTTCCTTTTGAAGAAACGGAATTACCAATTCCAGTTGGATATGATGCTTATTTAAAAACTGCTTTTGGAGATTATATGACACCTCCACCAGTAGAAAAACAAGTAGCTCATCATGATGCAGTTTTACTTGATTTAGAAAAGAGCTATACTCATTATAAAGGTGAATATTATGGCAAGTAA